One genomic segment of Coffea arabica cultivar ET-39 chromosome 6e, Coffea Arabica ET-39 HiFi, whole genome shotgun sequence includes these proteins:
- the LOC113697436 gene encoding large ribosomal subunit protein eL39x, with translation MPSHKTFMIKKKLAKKQRQNRPIPYWIRMRTDNTIRYNAKRRHWRRTKLGF, from the coding sequence ATGCCGTCCCACAAGACCTTCATGATAAAGAAGAAGCTGGCGAAGAAGCAGAGGCAGAACAGGCCCATCCCTTATTGGATCCGAATGCGCACTGACAACACCATCCGCTACAATGCCAAGCGTCGCCATTGGCGCCGCACCAAGCTCGGCTTCTAA
- the LOC113697427 gene encoding uncharacterized protein — protein sequence MDSSPTTISNTFKYNSPHQPIFNIVEAPFHHKSFAQSYTTRDASFSPYLKPKEPDRFPSQVVTSVADDTELNVFDAQKYFSESTNEPKECKGIYSSQSSLNHASEPSDAGWRFSSASSTVDGYSRNFQGRSFHATPTASSEASWNSQTGLLSNPPGPIPVSLMNTRADHDGGPNRGSSSAAKWMFCRKCPCGGMKSVQVDEGSSDHRSQAVNEDNHKNTKPDVYQKRQGHRSHDHEKMVEKISSMSQKSTVSDLDHSVKRHQTVSSNTSRVSLPSENHFIPTSVSQQRIPASGKAPFTDGAMTFSFPVLNPSYPFKPEQKGFLTTPKLNIPLDEPQRISLEVFRPSDRTISRKSIDQQRVALGAKTHGSHLDRRGNFAFPGSPMTGEDDVASDASSDLFEIESFSTQTTSYPNPMYRRRDSLDEASTFNARRLGGFYGTDGRGSLDEPMTPTTENYAPSEASIDWSVTTAEGFDRASVSNFSITASEIEDFSITRRRSLEKGSTRQAWSGGGGGSGDNSADAGKKKGTGLLLSCRHERAVSVGPHPLKFMPEGGPPLPLISTSAHVNSAASRPPKPNAPPLAKGHSAHLSLAFAA from the coding sequence ATGGATTCATCACCGACCACAATATCCAACACCTTCAAGTACAATTCCCCACATCAACCAATTTTCAACATTGTAGAAGCCCCATTTCATCACAAATCCTTTGCGCAGAGCTATACAACAAGAGATGCATCTTTCTCCCCATATCTCAAACCCAAAGAACCCGATCGATTCCCTTCTCAAGTTGTGACTTCTGTCGCAGACGATACAGAACTAAACGTTTTTGATGCCCAAAAGTACTTCAGTGAAAGTACCAATGAACCTAAAGAATGCAAAGGAATATACTCTTCTCAATCAAGTCTCAATCATGCATCAGAGCCAAGTGATGCAGGCTGGCGATTTTCCTCAGCATCATCAACTGTCGATGGCTACAGCAGAAATTTCCAGGGACGATCTTTCCATGCTACTCCTACGGCTTCTTCTGAAGCTAGTTGGAATAGCCAGACTGGCCTGCTATCCAATCCACCTGGTCCAATTCCTGTATCTTTGATGAATACTCGTGCTGATCATGATGGAGGCCCGAATAGAGGTTCCTCTTCGGCTGCCAAGTGGATGTTTTGTCGAAAATGCCCGTGTGGTGGGATGAAATCCGTTCAAGTTGATGAAGGGAGCTCAGACCACAGATCCCAAGCTGTCAATGAGGACAACCACAAGAATACTAAACCTGATGTGTATCAGAAAAGGCAGGGCCATAGGTCCCATGACCATGAAAAAATGGTAGAAAAGATATCCAGCATGTCCCAGAAAAGTACGGTAAGTGATCTTGATCATTCAGTAAAAAGACATCAGACTGTCAGTTCAAATACTTCAAGGGTTTCACTTCCATCGGAGAATCATTTCATTCCAACATCTGTTTCCCAACAACGAATCCCTGCATCTGGAAAAGCGCCCTTTACGGATGGAGCCATGACATTTTCTTTCCCTGTCTTGAACCCTTCTTACCCTTTTAAGCCTGAGCAGAAGGGCTTCCTGACAACACCAAAACTCAATATCCCTTTAGATGAACCACAACGGATATCATTGGAAGTTTTTCGGCCCTCAGACCGTACAATCTCAAGGAAGTCGATCGATCAGCAGCGAGTTGCATTAGGGGCTAAAACCCACGGCAGTCACTTGGATCGTCGTGGTAATTTCGCGTTTCCCGGAAGTCCTATGACCGGCGAAGACGATGTTGCTAGTGATGCAAGTTCAGATTTGTTTGAGATCGAGAGCTTTTCCACTCAGACCACATCGTATCCAAATCCAATGTATCGCAGGCGGGATTCGCTGGACGAGGCCTCCACGTTCAATGCAAGGCGATTGGGAGGTTTCTATGGTACCGATGGTCGTGGGAGTCTTGACGAGCCAATGACACCAACAACCGAGAACTATGCACCAAGTGAAGCTAGCATTGATTGGAGTGTAACAACTGCAGAAGGGTTCGACCGAGCAAGCGTCTCTAACTTCTCCATAACTGcttctgaaatcgaagatttcTCGATCACGAGGCGGAGATCTCTGGAGAAAGGATCCACTCGTCAAGCTTGGAGCGGCGGTGGTGGTGGCAGCGGCGACAACAGTGCTGACGCTGGTAAGAAGAAAGGAACCGGGTTGTTGTTAAGCTGTCGGCATGAG